In Sparus aurata chromosome 3, fSpaAur1.1, whole genome shotgun sequence, the following are encoded in one genomic region:
- the LOC115578363 gene encoding homeodomain-interacting protein kinase 1-like isoform X1: MGSSVSNESTSSSEMNPVQLPSVYDVQKVLGEGCFGQVLKCWKKDIKQTVAVKIPKFFDEDTVNEVSMLRRFKRLKLDQHNIVEFIDYFQTKHGKAIVLEMLDISLGDYLEMTSFAPMLLSDISSIIQQMGTAFEALKGIGVIHGDVHLFNIMMENHQTRPFRVKLIDFGGAISTSEATQGKLLQPLAFRSPEIILGCPFSEAIDMWSLGCLMFIMICGKQLFSGCCGYEVLRSIINLLGQPEDLVLSTGLRTKKYFNWTESNSWELKTSFEYFRCHLSSVNKDHNLQSLDDLKEIRLEENNEAEAAEREQCIELLKAMLKTDEDERITPREVLIHPFFTKDYPNNGALAAASSLVRWKPMENLASALGEPATTPLMDDVSTVIQTDGCTPSPEVPPAGVIQVLPATAENTLLLEGQGSKVSGRTYIVKFSGSSAFTSVFSNKDCTPSPTFLLSGVILVRPVIAQHTLMEDQESAVSFQSGLNETSWSSVINTESSTESSVCEDSGSGENMGAEKKPQKKRNCFRRVFSWMKKTFRSCVTSVDASACDS, translated from the exons ATGGGATCCAGCGTATCCAACGAGTCCACCTCATCTTCCGAGATGAACCCCGTCCAGCTCCCCAGCGTATATGACGTCCAGAAAGTTCTGGGAGAGGGCTGCTTTGGACAGGTgttgaaatgttggaaaaaggaCATCAAGCAGACTGTGGCTGTGAAGATTCCTAAATTCTTTGACGAAGACACCGTCAATGAG GTTTCCATGCTGAGACGGTTCAAGCGCCTCAAACTCGACCAGCACAACATCGTCGAGTTCATCGATTACTTTCAAACCAAACATGGAAAGGCAATCGTGTTGGAGATGTTGGATATCAGCCTGGGCGACTACCTTGAAATGACAAGTTTTGCGCCTATGCTTCTGAgtgacatcagcagcatcaTCCAGCAG ATGGGGACAGCATTTGAGGCGTTGAAGGGGATTGGGGTGATCCATGGTGACGTGCACCTCTTCAACATCATGATGGAGAATCACCAAACACGACCCTTCAGAGTCAAGCTTATTGACTTCGGTGGTGCCATTTCCACATCAGAAGCCACCCAGGGCAAGCTCCTGCAACCGCTGGCTTTTAG GTCTCCAGAAATCATACTGGGCTGTCCATTTTCTGAGGCCATTGACATGTGGTCCCTGGGCTGTCTGATGTTCATCATGATCTGCGGCAAACAGCTGTTCAGTGGATGCTGTGGATATGAAGTA CTGCGGAGCATCATTAATCTACTAGGTCAGCCAGAAGACCTTGTTCTCAGTACTGGTCTAAGGACAAAGAAGTACTTCAACTGGACTGAGTCAAACAGCTGGGAGCTCAAG ACATCTTTTGAGTATTTCAGATGTCACCTGAGCAGTGTCAACAAGGACCACAATCTCCAGTCTCTGGACGATCTCAAAGAA ATTCGTCTAGAGGAAAATAATGAAGCTGAGGCCGCAGAGCGAGAGCAGTGCATCGAGCTCCTGAAGGCAATGCTGAAGACGGATGAGGATGAGAGGATCACTCCCCGTGAAGTCCTCATTCATCCGTTTTTCACCAAAGACTACCCAAA CAATGGGGCTTTGGCAGCTGCATCCTCTTTGGTCCGATGGAAGCCAATGGAAAATCTGGCGAGTGCACTCGGTGAGCCTGCTACCACTCCTCTGATGGATGACGTAAGCACCGTCATCCAAACAGACGGCTGCACGCCATCTCCAGAAGTTCCACCAGCAGGTGTGATCCAAGTTCTGCCAGCGACAGCTGAGAACACGCTGCTGCTGGAAGGTCAGGGGAGCAAAGTCAG tGGCAGGACTTACATTGTCAAGTTCTCAGGAAGTTCGGCCTTCACTTCCGTGTTCTCAAATAAGGACTGCACTCCATCTCCCACGTTTCTGCTCTCAGGTGTGATCCTGGTTCGGCCTGTGATAGCCCAGCACACGCTGATGGAAGATCAGGAGAGTGCAGTCAG ttttcagtctggCCTGAATGAAACATCATGGTCCTCAGTGATCAACACTGAAAGTAGCACAGAGTCCTCGGTATGTGAGGACTCGGGCTCAGGTG AAAACATGGGGGCAGAGAAGAAGCCTCAGAAGAAAAGGAATTGCTTCCGACGTGTCTTCTCCTGGATGAAGAAGACCTTCAGGTCATGTGTTACCTCTGTTGATGCTTCGGCCTGTGACAGCTGA
- the LOC115578363 gene encoding homeodomain-interacting protein kinase 1-like isoform X2, with amino-acid sequence MGSSVSNESTSSSEMNPVQLPSVYDVQKVLGEGCFGQVLKCWKKDIKQTVAVKIPKFFDEDTVNEVSMLRRFKRLKLDQHNIVEFIDYFQTKHGKAIVLEMLDISLGDYLEMTSFAPMLLSDISSIIQQMGTAFEALKGIGVIHGDVHLFNIMMENHQTRPFRVKLIDFGGAISTSEATQGKLLQPLAFRSPEIILGCPFSEAIDMWSLGCLMFIMICGKQLFSGCCGYEVLRSIINLLGQPEDLVLSTGLRTKKYFNWTESNSWELKTSFEYFRCHLSSVNKDHNLQSLDDLKEIRLEENNEAEAAEREQCIELLKAMLKTDEDERITPREVLIHPFFTKDYPNNGALAAASSLVRWKPMENLASALGEPATTPLMDDVSTVIQTDGCTPSPEVPPAGVIQVLPATAENTLLLEGQGSKVSGRTYIVKFSGSSAFTSVFSNKDCTPSPTFLLSGVILVRPVIAQHTLMEDQESAVSSVSGGIHLTGSCDGGLDLSESCGGTTSPADSPGPLTEHTSGQPWCSCRTHRLQ; translated from the exons ATGGGATCCAGCGTATCCAACGAGTCCACCTCATCTTCCGAGATGAACCCCGTCCAGCTCCCCAGCGTATATGACGTCCAGAAAGTTCTGGGAGAGGGCTGCTTTGGACAGGTgttgaaatgttggaaaaaggaCATCAAGCAGACTGTGGCTGTGAAGATTCCTAAATTCTTTGACGAAGACACCGTCAATGAG GTTTCCATGCTGAGACGGTTCAAGCGCCTCAAACTCGACCAGCACAACATCGTCGAGTTCATCGATTACTTTCAAACCAAACATGGAAAGGCAATCGTGTTGGAGATGTTGGATATCAGCCTGGGCGACTACCTTGAAATGACAAGTTTTGCGCCTATGCTTCTGAgtgacatcagcagcatcaTCCAGCAG ATGGGGACAGCATTTGAGGCGTTGAAGGGGATTGGGGTGATCCATGGTGACGTGCACCTCTTCAACATCATGATGGAGAATCACCAAACACGACCCTTCAGAGTCAAGCTTATTGACTTCGGTGGTGCCATTTCCACATCAGAAGCCACCCAGGGCAAGCTCCTGCAACCGCTGGCTTTTAG GTCTCCAGAAATCATACTGGGCTGTCCATTTTCTGAGGCCATTGACATGTGGTCCCTGGGCTGTCTGATGTTCATCATGATCTGCGGCAAACAGCTGTTCAGTGGATGCTGTGGATATGAAGTA CTGCGGAGCATCATTAATCTACTAGGTCAGCCAGAAGACCTTGTTCTCAGTACTGGTCTAAGGACAAAGAAGTACTTCAACTGGACTGAGTCAAACAGCTGGGAGCTCAAG ACATCTTTTGAGTATTTCAGATGTCACCTGAGCAGTGTCAACAAGGACCACAATCTCCAGTCTCTGGACGATCTCAAAGAA ATTCGTCTAGAGGAAAATAATGAAGCTGAGGCCGCAGAGCGAGAGCAGTGCATCGAGCTCCTGAAGGCAATGCTGAAGACGGATGAGGATGAGAGGATCACTCCCCGTGAAGTCCTCATTCATCCGTTTTTCACCAAAGACTACCCAAA CAATGGGGCTTTGGCAGCTGCATCCTCTTTGGTCCGATGGAAGCCAATGGAAAATCTGGCGAGTGCACTCGGTGAGCCTGCTACCACTCCTCTGATGGATGACGTAAGCACCGTCATCCAAACAGACGGCTGCACGCCATCTCCAGAAGTTCCACCAGCAGGTGTGATCCAAGTTCTGCCAGCGACAGCTGAGAACACGCTGCTGCTGGAAGGTCAGGGGAGCAAAGTCAG tGGCAGGACTTACATTGTCAAGTTCTCAGGAAGTTCGGCCTTCACTTCCGTGTTCTCAAATAAGGACTGCACTCCATCTCCCACGTTTCTGCTCTCAGGTGTGATCCTGGTTCGGCCTGTGATAGCCCAGCACACGCTGATGGAAGATCAGGAGAGTGCAGTCAG CAGCGTCAGTGGTGGCATCCACCTCACGGGCAGCTGTGATGGAGGCCTCGACCTGTCAGAGAGCTGTGGAGGAACCACGTCCCCCGCAGACAGTCCCGGTCCTCTCACAGAACACACCAGCGGACAGCCATGGTGCAGCTGccgcacacacagactccagtGA